The stretch of DNA ttgaatttctttggtttggtagccaaatttgttgaattgtcaacattgaagaaaaagaagaaaaaatatgtgcaaattgtcaaatatagtaggctttgGAGAGTGAGACTTtggctataaaaggagagcttcaactctgatttctacacaccaacaaagagagaaagaaagagtgaggtttcacaaataagatataagaaaatagtctgtgagaaaaatagagagtgagcgatattgtagtgaagtGAGAAAattaaaagagggttatttcttttgagtctCGTCTCGGGGCCATGGTTTTTTTCTTTATTCAAAggggtttttcacgtaaaaatcttggtatcGTAGTCActtttttattcttgttaattaccatatctcggtgctacgttattattccgcttttataactgtaaatattatttttgtagggggtttattcccatCAATTCTTTTTCTCTTGGAGTCACTAATAATTCCGGTGGCAAGTGagaatatagtaaaaatataaagGGGAGGTGTTTATTTGGTGAAAATAATAGCAGCAACAAAATAAGATTCATGTTTAGGGAGTGTACCAAGTGATTCAGAGCACAATGTATGTGAAgagaaatatttaaaaaattgaaTAATTGATACGTCTTAAAAAATATTAACAGAGCATGAGTTAAAGTGACAATTAACAATAAGAAGTGTTATGCTTTCAGAGGACGAAAGCTAGAAAAAGAACAACCAGAACAGGACTACGAAGTAGTATTTTTATAGTTGTTGATCGTGGATAAGACACTCAGAAGAAAAAAGATAATAGGAAGATAGTTAGCTGCAAGATGACCTGGCAAAAGACAATTTTACACGAAAAATGAAATGTGTCACATAATTATTACAaccaaagaaagaaagaataagGCAAGTTCCACATACATTAGAGTAAACTTTTCAATAGTACACTCTTACTATAGGAATATTATTTTTATACTATGTTTAGCCCTCTTACGTACATAAGGCTACATCTCAGAcaaagggtggcaagtgggccggtccaggatcgggaccgggaccggcccgggatcGCGGGCCAAATGTGCCAGGACCTTCTGGGCCGGTTCGACAATTGGGACCGCTGGTACCGGGACCGAACCGGTCTCTGGctggccaaacggtcccaacagtcaaatttcaaaaaaaaaatctaaaatttaaaatCTAGCCGTTGGGGGCTGTCATAAAATAGTCATTTACCCCcctcccccaactttgttttaactccaaactttttataattataccttttccttattttcaactataaataccccctcattctttcatttttcttataaaatcatcaatctatcacaatctctttctaattttcttctataattgctactattgcttactttattgttataatttgtgaagttggtgaattgaagtcttcaagtcttcaacgataatcaattttcaacaagttgttcgtcaattcggtaaactcgttccaactcttaagttttaatattatagttttgtttgttttatttattttttattacttgattaattaagatggcttccttaaacaacctttttggtaaaaataagagaaaatccaagagtggcgaATCTAGTGCTCAATTTGTTCCTCCTCTACTGCCCCaggctccccgaaccaaacctcatatccgtcctacacctgctattcttgatagcgataatagtttataatagtcctcaattttggtatgaaactgtttataatggtttagcacttgaagatgaggagttgtctcaACTTCCGGAAGTAATAGCCTCAATTataataaatgctcaaactatttttaatgcttatcaagttgcattaaatcatgctagaccaaatgttccaactccgtcttcttctgattctcaatcatctaaaataaccgcgggagtaagagcacttagtgcttgggcggggtttaggggttctcaaggttctagtagtagtgatttttcacaactaaatgagcttgaagtttatttgtcgcaaggaattgaggaagtgaatctcgacgactcctttaatcttttggtatggtggaaggacaaagaaaaatactttccggttctttcaaggatggcccgagatattttaaatATTCAAGCTTCAGCAGTAGCATCAGGGAGCGCTTTCATTCAATCAAGACTTCAACTCGATGATTATAGGGCGTCTATgggggagagcttggaaaaatcagtacttttcagataatggatccgttcggaaagaagaaattttggacttgctgaatcacaatcAGAGGAAGGcaaagcttacgaagaaatgctagctgaacttgcgaagGATGCTGCTTCACCCGGAAgcggcgatgaccaagctacttttccgccaccaccaacggaagtTACTTCGGACCTTgatggatttatgaagtttgtaagagataccatgtaacttgtatgaacaaaaattagtatgtattatgtaacttgtattttggcacatcttgataagtttctttttcttctcaatggtggtattagcaccttgttgtactcattccatagggggaaggaagactaagaaagatattgccatttttttaatgctataataaaattacaaggcattgctttgaatatctctttactatatttttgtctttatacttcaaatttgaattaaaaaatttaggtcacaattctataataaaatttacaaggcattgtcttagatatttttttaaacatctttttgtctctaatttctatttaatttttaaaaaaaaaatcgttgggcccacttagcccgggaccgtttgacctgtttaatttgggaccgggaccgtttggaccagcccacttggcccgtttaggcccggaaccggcccacatgccagcCTTATCTCAGACAGACCTGATTCAGAGAAAGTGTTGGATAGACAACAATATTTCAGAAAAAGTAGGAGCGGAATCTTAGTAGTTGAATTGGTTGGTTACTTAATTTTCACCTTGTTGACGAGGGTTCGATTCCCCACCTTGTAATCCCCTTCCCCATTTTCCCTTCCCGTATTCCCAACgtaataaataataaacaaatcaaagaaagaaaaaaacagaAGAAGTAGGCTTCTGAGATAACTGAAATGTCATACTAGGTCTGAAACAGGAAAAATCAACCAAAGGGCAGAATGAGATAGGTTTATCCACAAGACGAGCACGGACTTCTGCAGAAAGACTTGTGCTACTGAAAGATTAGTGAACATGGTCTATACTATCACCTGATTCTTGAATTGAGAGATACATAATGACTTGATAGTGAATGTAGATATTAGCAGCAAATCAAAGTCCATTTCTAAATTTCCCTATACTTATACAGCTAACAATATATTACAATTTAAACTGAAAATACATTGATATTGTAGTGAAATCTCAAGATGGGAAAGTAGTATATTCTAGAAGTTCTCTTTATGGAAGTTGAAGCGAGTGGATGAATTTAAGCTAAATTCTTGACACAGCTTTCTGAGTGGTTTGGTAAGTGTTGGACTTCCACAGTAGAACACACCTGCAATGTTACCATAATGTTCAGTAGACATAGCTACTAAGAATTTTATACACAAAGTAGATTCATGATGTCTTTAAACGTACCAATGCGAGATGATGGATGGGCTGCCGCCAATTGAGAGAACACCTTTTTCCAATTTGGTCTAGCGAAATGTGTTCTTATCTGTCAAACATCAAGTGTTGAAACAATTTTAGTAAAAAGTTGAAACTACTATATTTGAGTACTGGAAATTGGAAATAAACAGAATACCCGGCTTTCTGAGACAACATCAACTCCATTTTTAGCATGTTGCAGTGACTGCACCATAGCGATAAGTGCTGATCTAGCGTCTCCTTCTTCATAAACACTAGTCAAGTAGTTGTGCATTTCTATCACTTCCTGGAGAATTTCAAAATACCATGAACATGAAAAATGTATCAGTCCAACTTTGTACTAATTGAGGAAACTTATTGAGAACTCAGGATTCAAAAAACCAACATTTTTGTCATGTTCAGCAATGTCATCCATTACACCCTTAAACCAGTCGAATGATCCTTGTTCTCGTGTCACCCAGTAGAAATATGCTCTTTGAGGACCTTTCTTGCTAGATAATTCATCATCTTTCTGACTCTGCAGTTATTAGATTAAGTTATATTTTCTTGTATCTCTGGTTATTTTAACAAAAATACTGCTATATGCACGAATTCTTACATGTCCGGATTCTTGGTTTAGTATGTCCTTTATAATGCTGATAAATGGTGTTGCTCCAATTCCTAAGCCAACTAGCAGAAGGATATCATATTTCTTATAGTTCTGAGCTGGTGCACCGTAAGGCCCTTTGATAATGATACGTGGAAACCTGCCTCGAAAGATAAGATATAAGTTCTAATGCTAATACATGAAGAAGGAAAAGTGTAGACAATAGACATTGTAGCATACTCGGTTTGAGATTGTTCGGCATCATGTGGATTATATGCTTTAGTTTCCATTCTAATAAGATTTTTCGTCCTTGATTGTGTCGCTTGACAAGCCTGCAAATACGAGCTTTAGAATCCCAAAAGCAAAGCACAAGAAGAGTAAAAAGTCTAAATTCCTTATTCATTTCTGCTAATTGTTAAACTTGATTTTACAATTGAGGGTCAAACCAGCAATCATATGGCTAAATCTATGTTTTCCAAATTTGATATGGCATTTGTTCATATCTttctttattcagtcaagtcTTGTACACCTCACAAAATGAAGAGTAAAAGTTATTTTTAGAAATGCGACGTAGTAACATAGTACAATACCTTTTGAAATCTGGTTCTAAGCTCTGTAGTCCAGTCTCCTAATGTACGTATATGGACACTTAAATAGTTGTCGTCTGGTGCAGAAGTGATAGAGAATGGATGCCTGTAAGAGTTAAATAGAAATTTCTTAGCACAAGGATATTGGCAATATTGAATCTGTTTGATGATAATTTGTTCTTCAATTACCATTCGAAGTTTGATATATCTGGACATTTAACAAACAAGTACATCCCGCTCTTGTACTTGAATCCTTGAGGTTTACTCATATACATTGCTAGTACATTTCCTGTATACATAACAGCCTGCATTTTTGTTTTCGGGCATATAAATGAATGCTGAATTTAGCATATCTGCAATTACCAAGAGTTTTTCATAAATTGATGTAAACTTCTTGAAACTAAACCTTTTGGATGTTCACATGGTAGCGGTTCTCATTGACGATTAGAACTCTTTCTGTAGCATATAGAAGTACTGGGACTGCAAGATACATCCATGTCTGCATATCAGAGGTATTCTTGATTGTTCAATCACAAGCATCGCGATAGAAATTTCTTTAACTAACTTGAAAAAACAGTGTTTCTAGCTGTCAAGAGTAAAGAGGTTATATTCATGTTATATTATTTGGACACAATACGATATATGTGCATGTTTCGTGGTTATCAAATAACACTACTACAAGTTCTTCTTTCAATACCAAGTTAACAAGTGTGATGAGGCTATGAAAATGCAAGTGGACATACCGTCTTTTTATACCATTCTTTGGTGAGGAATATGAAGTAGCCATGTAGGATCAAGAGCACGTATACGAGTACCAACAGATGATGTGCATACCAGAACGCGTTAAATCCTGCTAAATGATGAAATGACCATGGCAATTTGATGACATTCCTTCGGAATGAATGTGTTGCCAATGTGAAGGAGAAAAGCATGAGAAGGGTCATTAGTATCCCCGTTACGCCTGGAATAGATGCTACCAGATCCATGTAAGTCGGTTGGTGGTAGTCAAAATTGCTTCCAAGAACCGTCATAAATTTGCTTTTCGGGCAGGATACTAATTTCACAAAGTTGCAACTTGTGTGAAATAAAACATGAATAAAAGTCCCTAGAGTAATTCCCAAGGAAATCATTTTATGGAAATTGATGTTATCATCAAAGGGTATAATAGAACCAAGGAAAGTTTCTCTAAGTTGAGTAAGAGTTCTTCTGCATACTGGTAAGAGAATGAGAGCCATATTGAACTTGAGAGTTTCCCCTGCAGCTTTAGCTATACAAACACAATAACCCATAATCTTGAAAGCTGCTCTCCCCTTAAATTGTTGAACTTTCCATATGAATAATATCAGGTTAATAGACAACCACAACGTTACGACCCAAATTCTTTTCCAGTTATCGTGTATCTTCTCTAAGGTTTTCGTCAAGAATTTGCTCACTGGAGTTCTATATTGTCTAGGGATCATGGTTTTTGCTAGTGTTTGTGATCTTTTCATGTTCTTTTTTCCATCTTCTGATCCTACCATTCCTCTTAGTAGAGATTCAAGTTGCCATATCTGTTACAAACTTgaagattttaaaaaataaagaagactTGGATAAAAAGATGGCCATCTTTGAGTGGAATATTACCTCAATATATCCTAAATGATCAGGATCAAACTCTTCCATAATTAAAGCTGCATATGTTGGTGCATGTTGcttgaagtttgtcaatttgtTGGCTGCAGCACTCATCACTAGAACCTTTCAAACAAAAATATCAAGTACATTGACTCACAAAAGAAGAAATAACAAATTCACAAGGTATGTTTTTCCTCACCTCTTTGACCTCTTCTTCTGATAGTTTTCCATCACCATTCTTGTCACACCTACAAGACAAATGGAGCTTTTGAACAATGAGTTCACCTGAACCAGTATTTTTGACACGGAACATAAATACATACATGAAAAAAACACTAAAATTCAACAAATATTAAATTCAGAACTCATAATTTCAAAAGTACGACGAGTTCAGTCCTAAAACATTAAAGGCTAAAACCATCGATTTTAAATTCTGAATTCATATGTGCTTCAAAATGGTCATGTTTAGTTCCTCcacacaagaaaaataaaaaaagcacAAATTCTTACATATCAAAGAAAATATGAAGCCTTGTATCAGGGCATTTAGTTGAAATATCTTCCCAAAATTCTCTAAGTTCTTCAATTGTTATCCCATTTTCTGCATTGATCTTTTTTCGTCTTGCCAATGTATCAAACAACTCCTCAGCAAATTCCTTGCTTTCTCCCATACCTTTCATGCAAAAACCAAACAAAATTATGTCACATTCACCAAAATATTTACTAACATGAATATCAATTGGTCAAAAAAAATACCTATACATGCTCCAAATTTGTCTCTAAAAAGAATCTCATTAACAGCATTTTGATGAAATCTTTTCTCTACACTTTTCCAAGCATCTGCTTCTTTGCCTGTTTTAGTATCAAGAAAATGCAGGCTCTTGAACCCTCTTGCTGTCGCTGATTCTATTCTCACCATTTTTTTCCTTCCAAATGCTGCATTTTCTAAAAGGTCTTCAGCcattatataatatatagatcAATATTTTTTTTCAAGAATGTGTTATAACTTTTATCCTATATATCTAGGTAATATTTATGATCCTATTAAGGAAGATCTGCATATATTTTGTTGCAGAGTTTTATAAGAATTGAATGAgaggtttggaaagaagaagACATGAATTTATACAGGTGGCATAAGAGGGTTAAAGAGGTAAAGTTCGTTAAATTAGTTGTCTTAACTCTTAAATGTAAActtcttttttccttatttttttctttcctaATCATAACCTCCGCACCAACCAACCCCCCCAAATTAAACTGCAGCCTAAACCGTGGTCGGTCTAAGCGTCTTTATTTGTTTAATCGAATAGCGTTTAGTGTATTTAAAATGACAGAAgttataatattttcttaaagaataattttttatttttgaatgaTGAGTGAAAAACTATTTTTAGAAAAAGTTATACTCCTAAAGATTGTTACAAGTAGCAACTAGAAAGTATTTTGATTGAACTTTTACATACTAAAGATTAATAATAATTATAAGTGTAGCTAAGCAAACAATATGGCGTTAAAAGTTGATTATTGTAGAGAAAATGGCTTTCGTTTATGAGTTATGAAAGTGATTTTCTTCCTTTTGGTAGAAAAATTTCTGGTAATTGACCTCACAAAAGTTTTGAACCCCTTGATCACTGAattatatttttggactttgtAAAGGAGatctaaaatataaataaatagagACACCGAACTTTACCTTATATGTACACCGTAATTTTCCGGCAAGGTTTCAGATGAACCCCTTCTGCTCCCTTAATCTTCCCTTTGTTggccaaatgccaaaaatgatcATACCAGACATACTTTTATTCTTCTTTTATTCCTCCCCTCGTGAAAATAGTATCACAGGTAGTAATATGAAAGTTAACCTATCTAATTTTCAGTATAGATTTATACAATATTTTTAATATACAAACTTAGtacataaaaatatttgaaaaggacaaaaataaaaaaaattgtttaaCTACCCAACTATCATATGCTGCATTCTTTTACAGACAGACAAgtctttattttgtttatgtagTTTGAGGTCATTTTCAAATTATTCTTTAATTCATTTGCTGAATCATGTAGGTTATTACAGCTAATTTATTCCCCCATAATGTGAATACAACTTTAGTAATCTGATTTTAGCCACATTTTAAGTGGCAAATCATATGATTAGATTCGTTCAATCTGAAGTTTGATCACTCTCCTTTTTTCTTGTCCTTTTTCCTTTGTCTATTGTAATAAACAAAGAAGGGACAGAGAAATACGTGCTGAATGATTTTTGGACAAAAATTCTAGAAATCAAACAgcaaattatttaatttattgttAGGTAAGGCATGGCATGTTTTTTATGTAACGTGGTTCCATATTGTGAGCACGTTGTGCTCCACCTAATTTTTCCTTTGTTCTTTCCTTTGTTTTATTTCGTGTTTAGATTTTATATTCCGATGAATTTTTGTATTATCAGATCATACGAAAGATAATTACATATAATTGTCACAAAGATAAAATTAGTAACTTGTACGAAACATATTAAATTACGTTCACAGTATAAATATAATcctataaattaaattttttgttatccttttatgctttataattattaaaattttagcaAATAGAAGATTTCTAGCGAAGTTCGTTTATAGGGTACTTAGAGTTGAAACAATGGACAATCTATAAAAGTTTTTTAAACAACACTTCGTATATGTATAATAAATTTCACTCGCTTTACTCGCTggttataaatttcaaatcactCTTCCTATAATAATTCTGGACATCAACATCACCAACATAAACATTCCCATGCCAATTGAACTTGCATTtgtttttcaataaaaaaaaGATAAGATTGGGCAGGGAGAGGATACGGAATATTTCCTTTCACGTCATCACTTGTTAAAGCACCATCATCAATGACGTGGCACATTAtttaaacaaacaaaaaaatcACTCAGTATTCGGTACGTATTTTGGGGCCCGACTAATTTGAATTCATTTCGT from Nicotiana tomentosiformis chromosome 11, ASM39032v3, whole genome shotgun sequence encodes:
- the LOC104110382 gene encoding putative respiratory burst oxidase homolog protein H isoform X1 — translated: MAEDLLENAAFGRKKMVRIESATARGFKSLHFLDTKTGKEADAWKSVEKRFHQNAVNEILFRDKFGACIGMGESKEFAEELFDTLARRKKINAENGITIEELREFWEDISTKCPDTRLHIFFDMCDKNGDGKLSEEEVKEVLVMSAAANKLTNFKQHAPTYAALIMEEFDPDHLGYIEIWQLESLLRGMVGSEDGKKNMKRSQTLAKTMIPRQYRTPVSKFLTKTLEKIHDNWKRIWVVTLWLSINLILFIWKVQQFKGRAAFKIMGYCVCIAKAAGETLKFNMALILLPVCRRTLTQLRETFLGSIIPFDDNINFHKMISLGITLGTFIHVLFHTSCNFVKLVSCPKSKFMTVLGSNFDYHQPTYMDLVASIPGVTGILMTLLMLFSFTLATHSFRRNVIKLPWSFHHLAGFNAFWYAHHLLVLVYVLLILHGYFIFLTKEWYKKTTWMYLAVPVLLYATERVLIVNENRYHVNIQKAVMYTGNVLAMYMSKPQGFKYKSGMYLFVKCPDISNFEWHPFSITSAPDDNYLSVHIRTLGDWTTELRTRFQKACQATQSRTKNLIRMETKAYNPHDAEQSQTEFPRIIIKGPYGAPAQNYKKYDILLLVGLGIGATPFISIIKDILNQESGHSQKDDELSSKKGPQRAYFYWVTREQGSFDWFKGVMDDIAEHDKNEVIEMHNYLTSVYEEGDARSALIAMVQSLQHAKNGVDVVSESRIRTHFARPNWKKVFSQLAAAHPSSRIGVFYCGSPTLTKPLRKLCQEFSLNSSTRFNFHKENF
- the LOC104110382 gene encoding putative respiratory burst oxidase homolog protein H isoform X2, giving the protein MSAAANKLTNFKQHAPTYAALIMEEFDPDHLGYIEIWQLESLLRGMVGSEDGKKNMKRSQTLAKTMIPRQYRTPVSKFLTKTLEKIHDNWKRIWVVTLWLSINLILFIWKVQQFKGRAAFKIMGYCVCIAKAAGETLKFNMALILLPVCRRTLTQLRETFLGSIIPFDDNINFHKMISLGITLGTFIHVLFHTSCNFVKLVSCPKSKFMTVLGSNFDYHQPTYMDLVASIPGVTGILMTLLMLFSFTLATHSFRRNVIKLPWSFHHLAGFNAFWYAHHLLVLVYVLLILHGYFIFLTKEWYKKTTWMYLAVPVLLYATERVLIVNENRYHVNIQKAVMYTGNVLAMYMSKPQGFKYKSGMYLFVKCPDISNFEWHPFSITSAPDDNYLSVHIRTLGDWTTELRTRFQKACQATQSRTKNLIRMETKAYNPHDAEQSQTEFPRIIIKGPYGAPAQNYKKYDILLLVGLGIGATPFISIIKDILNQESGHSQKDDELSSKKGPQRAYFYWVTREQGSFDWFKGVMDDIAEHDKNEVIEMHNYLTSVYEEGDARSALIAMVQSLQHAKNGVDVVSESRIRTHFARPNWKKVFSQLAAAHPSSRIGVFYCGSPTLTKPLRKLCQEFSLNSSTRFNFHKENF